The Halomonas sp. KG2 genome segment TTGAAAGCGATAATGTCGGCTACCAGCGTGGCGACGAGCAGGTGGAGTACACGCTAGCACAGGCGTTTAGCGTCGGTATCGACGATGTCGTGGCTAATTACATCATCAGTACTGGCGCGTTATTTGCCCCGCAGCCATTGACTGCACAGTCTGCTATTAATGATCTGGCCGCTGTGCGCCAACTGCTAGATAGCGCCGAAAACGCGCCGAACCTCGGCAGCGTTTATACCTGGAGCGTGCTTGATAGCTACACTAATATCCAGGCGCAGTTAAGGGCTAATCTCCCTGAAGGGTTGCAGCTTGCGGATACCATTCAAGTCACTAACCCCACCTTAACCGCAGCACAATATGAGCGTTTGGATACGACGCTGAACAACTTTAGCTTAGGTGATACGACCGCAGTAACCTATGCCGATATTAGCGATGCGCTGCGTGCCGAAGAGGCCGATCTGCTCGCACCAGCAGGGCGTTTTAGTCTGCTAGATGACACGACAGCCAGGGTGGAAACCTTAACTGTCGTAGACTCCGCCGACACCTTGGCAAATATCCGCACGGTATTGGAAGCGGCTAACGGTCTTGAAAATAACAATGAAACCGTTCAAACCCTGTTTGACTGGACGGTAAGCGACACAGCTGACAACGTTATTCGTGCGATCAATCAGGGCCACGTAACGCTGGCTGGCAATGTCACGATTACGGATGATCAAATCACCTACGCGCAATATCAGTCGTTGACGACCCTAGGTAACTATCAGTATGCCGATGACCCCATTGAAGTGCTGTATACCCTAGAAGAAGCATTAGAGATCATTGACGAAGAGGGGGTTGAAAGTCTCAATAAAGATCCAAGCGATAACAGTGTGGGTTATCGCATTGCTGATGAAGAGCTGTCCGTGGGTACTTTCACCGCTGCTGACGTTAAACCGTTGGTGGATAAAGCGCTATCTGCACTGGCAAATGCCAATGGGCCCACGCCAGCGGTAAATGCACTACTGAAATGGACGGTTGTTGATACGGCAGCTGCCTTGCTAGAGGCTCAGGCTGGCACCGAATTCCCGTTGCATATCACTGGCGCAGAGCAGGTATCAGTTAATAACGACATTCTAGCGATTGCTGATTTACAGCGTTTGCAACGGTTAGATAATTTTGAGCTTGGCGATACGCCCGTGCGATTTATCTTAACCAGTAACTTAACGCTGAATCAGATTGAAAGCATTGCCAATAGCTATGAAATCTCCCCAAACAGTGGTGAGTTACCCAATTTCTCACTTGCTTCGGTTGCTGATGCACAAGCCCGATATCAGTCGGTTCAGGCAATTGTCGATGGTGCACTAAACAGCCGCGATGTCAGTGTGGAAGTGCTGCAAACGTGGAGTATTACCAGGGCTCAGGCGGATGATTTATTAGCGGCGAGTGATGAAGCGTGGGTAACGGGCGCTACTACTATCAGCTTGGAGTTGGGAGCTGATGAGCTCCTGAGCGCCGAGCAGTACGAGGCGTTTGTCGCGCTAGGCAATGTGACGCTCGATAGCGTGGAAGTGGGTTACTCCTTACAAGAAGCGGTTGCCGTAATAAATGCCGGAGAGGTATTGCCAGCCAGCACCGATGAGCGCCCGGGTAGCTACCAAGTGCTGGCTGACCAGCTTTTTGATGCCTCTTCGTTAACCGTCGCGGAAGGTGAACAGCTGCTAGCCACCGTCGCCTCCATTATGGCAGATGCCAACAATGCCGCTGAGCTGGACCGCGAAACGTTGCTGAACTGGGTGGTGGAAGATAGTGTCCAGCAGCTCATGGACGCTATCGATAGTGACGTACTATTAGCGGCGAGCAGTGTACGCGTCAATACTGATGAGATCGGTTATCAAGATTTTGAAGTGCTCAGCGAGCTAAAGAACTTTGACCAAACAGGGCTAACGGTGTCTTACCCCCTAGCGGATCTGGTGCAGCGCTTTATCAGCGGGGGAAGCATCCCTGAAAACTACTCGCTGGAGACCGATCAAAGCGCATTTTTTGATGCTGGATTGTTGGATGTTCGCGCGGCGAAGGAGCTATTTGATACCGCCAGTACACTGCTGGACGGCGCGGTAAATAACGACGTGCCTCTCTCCTCGCTAACCTCATGGGTAGTGCAGGATACCTACAGCAATATCTACACCCTTAATGTCGCAGGCAATGGTGGGGTTCCGGCTGATTTTCTAGTCGATGATGCCGCAAGCATTGTCGTCATTGATGACCCGCTTAACAGTGACGATGAGCAGGATCTGAATATTGCCTTTACGGTCAATGGCTACGAGCATCAGCCGGGTGCTGAAGTCGGAGGAAGCATTGATCAACTTGCCCAAACCTTTACGGTGGATGGTCAGCCTGGTGGCGAGGTGATGAGCATCACCGACTTCCGCGTCGGTGATGTGCCAGGTGCTGACGAGTTACGCGTTGACCTGACCGCCGATGAGTTCGCAGCACTGCGCGGCGAGGGGATTGGACTTGTGATCAGCGAAGAGGTGCAAGCGCTAGACGTTAATGACGCCTTCGCCGTGTTCACGACCGCTGAATTTGAAAGCGGTGTTGATTGGCTTGATCAACTTGGCCTGGAAACCGGTGACGTGGTGTATCTCTTAGCCGGAGATGGCAATACGCCAGACATCGCCGATGATGCGCTGCTGCAGCGTGTGGAAGCACTCTCAAACAGTGCGTTTGATACAGACACGCTAGCGTCGTTCGAGGCTATTAATCTTGGCGACTTTGACAACGTTAACTGGAATACCAATTACAACACGATGACCTAATGACATTGCCAAAGCGGTACTGGACTAGCTTAGCAGCTACCGCTAATTACAGATGAGCGTAGTTATCTGTAATTAGCCATTAGTTAAATTGCTTTACGCAAAAAGAGAGCGTTAGCCAAGCGTTAGCGCTTTCTCGCTTTTCTATGGTCAGCCGTTTTATAGTGCAAGCGTCAACGTAGAACCAAACGGTACGTTCATGGTCCAGTTTGAGCTGCATAACCGTAATTTAGCCCCTGAACAGGTATCCCACTCACACGATTTTCACCAGTTAATTCTGGCAACGTGCGGCGTGACTGAGCTTGCTATGGAAGGGCAGAGCGAGCGCGTCACGGCACGTCGCGGCTGCTTGATCCCATCGTCTCGACACCATGAGTACCAAGGCGATGGCGGTAACCGCACGCTGGTGTTGGACATTCCTGTTAAGCACTTAGCGGTGTTGGAAAAAGGCAGTGAAATCGAGCGGCTATTCGACAAACCACGTTTTTTTACCGTACCTCCGGCGCTTAATCAGTTGACCCATGCCTTAACGAACCAGCTGGAGCAGTGTCCTGCGCTGCAAAATGAAATTGCCGTGCTGCTGCTTCGAGCGCTGTATATGTACCTTCAAGATGAGCCGAAGCAAGTTGCTGATCAGATTGGTGTTCGCTGTATCAGTGAACGGCTTGACCTGGAAAGACTGGATGCCTGGCTGGATCAGCACTTGGCGGACGATATCCGGGTTGAGCAATTAGCCGCATTATGTGCACTAAGCCCTGGGCATTTTCATGCCTGCTTTCGTGACCTAACTGGTGTGACGCCATTAGCATATGTTCAGCGCAGACGGCTTGAACACGCGCGTACGTTGGTTCGGCACAGCGCCCTAAGCCTGGGCCATATTGCCATGCTGGTTGGCTTCCGCGACCAAGGAAGCTTTTCTCGCGCCTATCGGCGTTACTTTGAGATTGCCCCCTCCTCAGACCGTTAGCTTGGCAAACAGAAATCATTGCTCGATGAGTTACAACACTTACGGGCAAATTTGCCAGAGTTTCGGGCAAGCACGCCGCTCATCATCATCGTAGTCTCAAAAGGAACCTCATTTTCCTTGGAGAGACACCATGAGCGTTACCTATCAAGACAGCAATGCCCGCATGAGCCAAGTCGCGATTCACAACGGCACCGTTTATCTCGCCGGCCAAGTGCCCAGTGACGCAACGGCTGACATGCGTGGCCAGACCGAGCAAGTGCTCGCGCGCATTGACCAACTGTTAGCCCAGGCAGGCACCTCGAAAGAGCAGCTGGTTTCTGCACAAATTTGGGTCACCAGCATGGCCGAGTTTGATCAAATGAATGCTGCTTGGGACGCCTGGGTAGTGCCTGGCCGCCCGCCCGTACGTGCAGCGGTTGAAGCTAAGCTTGCCAAGCCGGAATGGAAAGTAGAAATCATGGTTGTTGCTGCGCTGCCGGAGGCCTGATATGCGGGTTGTGTCTGCGGCGGAAGTGGAGCGCTATCTTACCTGGAAAGGT includes the following:
- a CDS encoding AraC family transcriptional regulator, translated to MVQFELHNRNLAPEQVSHSHDFHQLILATCGVTELAMEGQSERVTARRGCLIPSSRHHEYQGDGGNRTLVLDIPVKHLAVLEKGSEIERLFDKPRFFTVPPALNQLTHALTNQLEQCPALQNEIAVLLLRALYMYLQDEPKQVADQIGVRCISERLDLERLDAWLDQHLADDIRVEQLAALCALSPGHFHACFRDLTGVTPLAYVQRRRLEHARTLVRHSALSLGHIAMLVGFRDQGSFSRAYRRYFEIAPSSDR
- a CDS encoding RidA family protein, translating into MSVTYQDSNARMSQVAIHNGTVYLAGQVPSDATADMRGQTEQVLARIDQLLAQAGTSKEQLVSAQIWVTSMAEFDQMNAAWDAWVVPGRPPVRAAVEAKLAKPEWKVEIMVVAALPEA